One Nicotiana tomentosiformis chromosome 4, ASM39032v3, whole genome shotgun sequence genomic window carries:
- the LOC138910176 gene encoding uncharacterized protein — MGKLLSLLCKWTKELPRVLCAYRTTMGKFLSLLCNGAETLISVEVGEPTLRYFQENEEANNETMLANLEFLDERRALAHIRMAAENHRTERYYNRRANLRYFKVGDLVLRKVTQNTQKLNAGKLRPIWEGFYRVETVTGKGSYELENQDGENLPSN; from the coding sequence ATGGGGAAACTCCTTTCTCTCTTATGCAAATGGACCAAAGAGCTACCAAGGGTACTATGTGCATACCGAACAACTATGGGGAAATTCCTTTCTCTCTTATGTAACGGGGCAGAAACTTTGATCTcggtggaagtaggagaacctaCCCTGAGATATTTTCAGGAAAACGAAGAAGCAAATAATGAAACAATGTTAGCAAATCTGGAGTTTCTCGATGAACGTAGGGccttggcgcatataaggatggcagcTGAAAATCATAGAAcagagagatattacaatcgaagagccaacctccgttatttcaaggTAGGAGATTTGGTTTTAAGAaaagtaactcagaacacccAGAAGCTTAATGCGGGGAAGCTACGTCCAATATGGGAAGGCTTCTACCGGGTTGAGACTGTCACTGGGAAAGGGTCATACGAGttagaaaatcaagatggagaaaatttgccaagcaactag